A window of Streptomyces gilvosporeus contains these coding sequences:
- the cobG gene encoding precorrin-3B synthase, translated as MPPSPAPRPPGPQPPVRDRGDACPGALRLHSAADGKLARVRLPAGDLTSHQAAALADAAERFGDGRLSLTSRGNVELRGLADDCGASLGGLLRDAGLLPSARHERIRNILASPLAGLAPHTPSDVRLWARELDALLCASTSATELSGRFLFVLDGGTGDVAGLGGDVTLVAERDADRADRGGALLRVGDDPTAVRITGAEAPRAALAAAEAFLAAARASGSGAWRVRELPAGHALTAHAVAKSLEAAGIGVHGVEPYGDPADVSRETCGPVSRETSAPGIVEGPDGRRSLSVLAPLGRLTVTQWRLLTAVASDDGSGELRLTPWRGVVLPGLPAATAATHLRALAAAGLITDPDSPWHRITACTGLPGCAKSRTDVRADAAHAIATGTTPVPAGATALPVHWSGCERRCGHPQGGAWVDVLAGPDARDGYRASVVRPRTPVPAPVPTIPKAQ; from the coding sequence ATGCCGCCCTCCCCCGCACCGCGCCCCCCTGGGCCACAGCCGCCCGTACGGGACCGCGGTGACGCCTGCCCGGGAGCGCTGCGGCTGCACTCCGCGGCCGACGGCAAGCTGGCCCGTGTGCGGCTGCCCGCCGGGGATTTGACGTCGCATCAGGCAGCCGCGCTGGCCGATGCCGCGGAGAGGTTCGGCGACGGCCGTCTCTCCCTGACGTCCCGGGGGAACGTCGAACTGCGCGGCCTTGCCGACGACTGCGGCGCCTCGCTCGGCGGCCTGCTGCGGGACGCCGGTCTGCTGCCCTCCGCACGCCATGAGCGCATCCGCAACATCCTCGCCTCCCCGCTCGCCGGACTCGCCCCTCACACCCCGTCTGACGTGCGGTTGTGGGCCCGTGAACTGGATGCGCTGCTGTGCGCGAGCACCTCGGCGACGGAGCTTTCGGGCCGTTTTCTCTTCGTCCTGGACGGTGGGACGGGGGATGTGGCCGGGCTGGGCGGCGATGTGACCTTGGTCGCAGAGCGGGACGCGGACCGCGCGGACCGGGGTGGCGCACTGCTGCGGGTCGGGGACGATCCGACGGCGGTACGGATCACCGGCGCCGAGGCGCCGCGGGCCGCGCTGGCCGCCGCGGAGGCGTTCCTCGCGGCGGCGCGGGCGAGCGGCAGCGGCGCCTGGAGGGTGCGCGAACTCCCGGCCGGGCATGCGCTGACGGCGCATGCGGTGGCGAAGTCGCTGGAGGCGGCCGGGATCGGGGTGCACGGGGTGGAGCCGTACGGGGACCCGGCGGATGTTTCACGTGAAACATGCGGCCCTGTTTCACGTGAAACATCCGCTCCCGGCATCGTCGAAGGTCCCGACGGCCGCCGCAGCCTCTCCGTCCTGGCTCCGCTCGGGCGCCTCACCGTCACCCAGTGGCGCCTGCTGACCGCCGTCGCCTCCGACGACGGCTCCGGCGAACTGCGCCTCACGCCGTGGCGCGGTGTGGTCCTGCCCGGGCTCCCGGCCGCGACCGCCGCAACCCACCTGCGCGCCTTGGCAGCGGCGGGTCTGATCACCGACCCCGACTCCCCCTGGCACCGGATCACGGCCTGCACCGGGCTGCCCGGCTGCGCCAAGTCCCGTACCGATGTGCGCGCCGACGCCGCGCACGCCATCGCCACCGGCACCACCCCCGTTCCCGCGGGCGCCACCGCTCTCCCCGTCCACTGGTCGGGCTGCGAACGCCGCTGCGGCCATCCACAGGGCGGCGCCTGGGTCGACGTCCTGGCCGGGCCCGACGCCCGGGACGGCTACCGCGCTTCCGTCGTGCGCCCCCGCACCCCTGTCCCCGCCCCCGTCCCCACGATCCCGAAGGCACAGTGA
- a CDS encoding precorrin-8X methylmutase codes for MTVFDYEKDGAAIYRQSFATIRAEADLGGLPADVSQVAVRMIHACGMVDLVRDLAYTPGVVADARAALRAGAPILCDANMVASGVTRKRLPADNDVVCTLADPSVPDLAARMGTTRSAAAMELWRDRLEGSVVAIGNAPTSLFRLLEMIEEGAPRPAAVIGIPVGFIGAAESKDALVAHPSRLEHIVVRGRRGGSAMTAAAVNAIASEEE; via the coding sequence GTGACCGTGTTCGACTACGAGAAGGACGGCGCCGCGATCTACCGCCAGTCCTTCGCCACTATCCGCGCCGAGGCGGACCTCGGCGGCCTGCCCGCCGACGTCAGCCAGGTCGCGGTCCGGATGATCCACGCCTGCGGCATGGTCGACCTGGTACGCGATCTCGCCTACACGCCGGGCGTGGTGGCCGACGCCCGCGCCGCGCTGCGTGCCGGGGCACCGATCCTGTGCGACGCCAACATGGTGGCCAGCGGCGTGACCCGTAAGCGGCTGCCCGCGGACAACGACGTGGTGTGCACCCTCGCCGACCCGTCCGTCCCGGACCTCGCCGCCCGGATGGGCACCACCCGCAGCGCCGCCGCCATGGAACTGTGGCGCGACCGCCTGGAGGGCTCGGTGGTGGCGATCGGCAACGCCCCCACCTCCCTGTTCCGCCTCCTGGAGATGATCGAGGAGGGCGCGCCCCGCCCGGCCGCCGTCATCGGGATACCCGTCGGCTTCATCGGCGCGGCCGAGTCCAAGGACGCGCTGGTCGCCCACCCGTCGCGGCTGGAGCACATCGTGGTGCGCGGGCGGCGCGGCGGCAGCGCCATGACCGCGGCCGCCGTCAACGCCATCGCGAGCGAGGAAGAATGA
- a CDS encoding precorrin-2 C(20)-methyltransferase — protein sequence MSMHEQQATARATGRLYGVGLGPGDPSLMTVRAVQVIDRADVVAYHSARHGRSIARSIAAEHIRPDHIEEALIYPVTTESTDHPGGYRGALDEFYEAAAARLAAHLDAGRTVAVISEGDPLFYGSYQHMHKRLAERYETEVIPGVTSISAAAARLGTPLAEADEVLTILPGTLPEEELTARLAATDAAVVMKLGRTFPTVRRAMERSGRLPEARYVERATMSGERTDALADIASDTVPYFSVAVVPSRIANPPAPADAATGEVVVVGTGPAGPLWLTPESRGALASADDLVGYTTYLDRVPVRPGQRRHGSDNKVESERAELALDLARRGRRVAVVSGGDPGIFAMATAVLEVASQDPYRSVPVRVLPGVTAANAAAARAGAPLGHDYAVISLSDRLKPWEVIADRLRAAAGADLALALYNPGSRSRTWQVAKARELLLEHRAPDTPVILARDVGGPEESVRTVRLSDLDPAQVDMRTLLLVGSSQTQVARRDDGTDADVVWTPRRYPEG from the coding sequence ATGAGCATGCACGAGCAGCAGGCCACCGCCCGTGCCACCGGCCGCCTGTACGGCGTGGGGCTGGGGCCCGGCGACCCGTCGCTGATGACCGTACGAGCAGTGCAGGTCATCGACCGGGCCGATGTGGTGGCGTATCACAGCGCCCGGCACGGACGGTCCATCGCGCGGTCCATCGCCGCCGAGCACATCCGCCCCGACCACATCGAAGAGGCGCTGATCTACCCGGTCACCACCGAGTCGACCGATCACCCGGGCGGCTACCGCGGCGCGCTCGACGAGTTCTACGAGGCCGCCGCGGCCCGTCTCGCCGCCCACCTCGACGCCGGCCGCACCGTCGCCGTCATCTCCGAGGGCGATCCGCTCTTCTACGGCTCCTACCAGCACATGCACAAGCGACTGGCCGAGCGCTACGAGACCGAGGTCATCCCCGGCGTGACCTCCATCAGCGCCGCCGCGGCCCGCCTGGGCACCCCCCTCGCCGAGGCCGACGAGGTCCTGACGATCCTCCCCGGCACACTCCCCGAGGAGGAACTGACGGCCCGTCTGGCCGCCACCGACGCCGCCGTCGTCATGAAGCTGGGCCGCACCTTCCCCACCGTGCGCCGCGCCATGGAACGCTCCGGCCGTCTGCCCGAGGCGCGCTACGTCGAACGCGCCACCATGTCCGGCGAACGCACCGACGCCCTCGCCGACATCGCCTCCGACACCGTCCCCTACTTCTCCGTCGCCGTCGTCCCCAGCCGCATCGCCAATCCGCCGGCGCCGGCCGATGCTGCGACGGGTGAGGTCGTGGTGGTCGGCACCGGCCCGGCCGGCCCGCTCTGGCTCACCCCGGAGTCCCGCGGCGCCCTCGCCTCCGCCGACGACCTGGTCGGCTACACCACCTACCTCGACCGGGTCCCGGTACGCCCCGGCCAGCGACGGCACGGCTCCGACAACAAGGTCGAGTCCGAACGCGCCGAACTCGCCCTCGATCTGGCCCGCCGCGGCCGCCGGGTGGCCGTGGTCTCCGGCGGCGACCCCGGCATCTTCGCCATGGCGACGGCGGTCCTGGAGGTGGCCTCGCAGGACCCGTACCGCTCCGTGCCGGTACGCGTCCTGCCCGGCGTCACCGCCGCCAACGCCGCCGCGGCCCGCGCCGGCGCGCCCCTCGGCCACGACTACGCGGTCATCTCCCTCTCCGACCGCCTCAAGCCCTGGGAAGTCATCGCCGACCGCCTGCGCGCCGCCGCCGGCGCCGACCTGGCCCTGGCCCTCTACAACCCCGGCTCCCGCTCCCGCACCTGGCAGGTCGCCAAGGCCCGCGAACTCCTCCTGGAACACCGCGCCCCCGACACCCCGGTCATCCTGGCCCGCGACGTGGGCGGCCCCGAGGAATCCGTCCGCACCGTCCGCCTCTCCGACCTGGACCCCGCCCAGGTCGATATGCGCACCCTCCTCCTGGTCGGCTCGTCGCAGACGCAGGTGGCACGGCGGGATGACGGAACGGATGCGGATGTGGTGTGGACGCCTCGGAGGTATCCGGAGGGGTAG
- a CDS encoding alpha/beta hydrolase, giving the protein MKRLNENFRFASQECALIQTTIDGAVTELQAIQKLLHAMLDKITHAGFKVTPNGEVLDPHEGDAPDGDPDPEAQKRENERMVRQQEIFDALRAAMEVDDRYCLALSQLSVDRGLKVGGLESQRDASLISKIAARGIGLDGAKAPAKGTDPKKVHDWWNGLSKEEREEQLALNPSVIGNLDGIPAKDRDKANRVNLDRLIAMYPEPVPDGVEERHNGFKAIRVRLVTDAGKKPEPLLLGIGPEGQGRAILSYGDPDTADNVAAYVPGLNTTLSDVGGQDGDRAWNVGQAAQDGKHKTASIVWLGYDAPQTGSFGPSDGEVADEERGRRGGKDFGKFLDGIQATHQGDRPHVTAIGHSYGSFTLGQAAQREGGIPADDIILVGSPGTGAQKAEELGVGADHVWTGAAESDPVTHAPSKNEAVGEAIGGPIVGGITHFADPHQLWFGRDPASEEFGGHRFAVDDGVPWNSHSDYFREGSPSLNNMGRIVCGQPEKVVSQGER; this is encoded by the coding sequence ATGAAGAGACTCAATGAAAACTTCAGGTTTGCGTCGCAGGAGTGTGCCCTGATTCAGACCACCATAGATGGTGCCGTTACTGAACTTCAGGCGATACAAAAACTACTTCATGCAATGCTCGACAAAATCACCCATGCGGGCTTCAAAGTCACGCCCAACGGGGAGGTGCTCGACCCGCATGAGGGGGACGCACCCGACGGCGATCCCGATCCGGAGGCCCAGAAAAGGGAAAACGAAAGGATGGTCCGCCAGCAGGAGATATTCGACGCCCTGCGAGCGGCCATGGAAGTGGACGACCGGTACTGCTTGGCTCTCTCGCAGCTATCGGTCGACCGTGGGCTGAAAGTCGGCGGCCTGGAGTCGCAGAGAGACGCGTCCTTGATTTCCAAGATCGCGGCTCGTGGGATCGGGTTGGACGGCGCCAAGGCTCCGGCGAAGGGCACAGACCCCAAGAAGGTCCATGATTGGTGGAATGGGCTGAGCAAGGAGGAGCGGGAGGAACAGCTGGCGCTGAATCCCAGTGTCATCGGTAATCTTGACGGGATTCCTGCAAAGGATCGCGACAAGGCAAATCGCGTTAACCTCGATCGGTTGATCGCTATGTACCCCGAGCCCGTGCCGGACGGTGTGGAGGAGCGGCACAACGGTTTTAAGGCGATCAGGGTCCGGCTGGTCACGGATGCCGGAAAGAAGCCCGAACCTCTTCTGCTTGGCATCGGGCCCGAGGGGCAAGGGCGGGCCATCCTGTCGTACGGGGACCCCGACACGGCGGACAATGTTGCTGCCTATGTGCCTGGTCTGAATACCACGCTCTCAGATGTGGGGGGACAAGACGGGGACCGCGCCTGGAACGTGGGGCAGGCTGCACAGGACGGAAAGCATAAGACGGCATCGATCGTCTGGCTTGGATACGATGCGCCACAAACGGGCTCGTTTGGTCCTAGCGACGGTGAGGTTGCAGACGAAGAGCGAGGCAGGCGGGGTGGGAAGGACTTCGGGAAGTTTCTGGACGGCATACAAGCGACTCACCAGGGGGACCGGCCACATGTGACCGCGATCGGCCACAGTTATGGGTCGTTTACGCTGGGCCAGGCGGCTCAGCGTGAGGGTGGAATCCCAGCGGACGACATCATCCTAGTAGGCAGTCCAGGCACAGGTGCGCAGAAAGCAGAGGAGCTTGGTGTCGGCGCAGACCATGTATGGACGGGAGCAGCGGAAAGCGATCCGGTTACTCATGCGCCTTCCAAAAATGAAGCCGTTGGGGAGGCCATTGGAGGGCCAATTGTTGGCGGCATAACTCACTTCGCGGATCCGCATCAACTGTGGTTCGGAAGGGATCCGGCGAGTGAGGAATTTGGTGGTCATCGGTTCGCTGTTGATGACGGCGTACCTTGGAATTCGCACTCCGATTACTTTCGCGAGGGTAGTCCATCTCTGAATAATATGGGCAGGATTGTGTGTGGTCAGCCGGAAAAGGTTGTTTCCCAGGGGGAGCGTTGA
- a CDS encoding helix-turn-helix domain-containing protein, which produces MGSAYGDWLKQKREEAGLTQQELADVAVMTRSHIAHIEAGRRIPSKEDARRLDQALNTGNVLSSFLPEDDTAVADRFADALKLEQQAVVIRDFGSTLVPGIFQTEGYARAVMQTAFPPWSEKECDRLVVTRLERAKILANPVTPAVWVLLDEVVLRRPVGGPDVMAEQIMHLVRLVENGRVRVHVLPIGLGAHPLMMGLLKLMWFEDQPPMAYSEGLAVGKLHDSPAMVRRLQDSYHLALSDALPLKESQVLMRSTAKEYGHHD; this is translated from the coding sequence ATGGGCAGTGCTTACGGAGACTGGCTCAAACAGAAGCGCGAGGAAGCCGGCCTGACCCAGCAGGAACTGGCCGACGTAGCGGTGATGACCCGCTCGCACATCGCGCACATCGAGGCGGGGCGCCGGATCCCGTCCAAGGAGGACGCACGACGGCTGGACCAGGCTCTGAACACGGGGAATGTGCTCAGTAGCTTTCTGCCGGAGGACGACACGGCGGTTGCCGATCGCTTCGCGGATGCGCTGAAACTCGAGCAACAGGCAGTCGTAATCCGGGATTTCGGCTCCACACTCGTACCCGGCATCTTCCAGACGGAGGGGTATGCACGTGCGGTAATGCAAACCGCGTTCCCTCCGTGGAGTGAAAAGGAATGTGACAGGCTCGTCGTCACACGGCTTGAGCGCGCGAAGATCCTGGCCAACCCCGTAACTCCTGCAGTGTGGGTACTCCTGGACGAGGTGGTGCTGCGCCGCCCGGTCGGCGGGCCGGATGTCATGGCGGAACAGATCATGCACCTCGTCCGCCTTGTCGAGAACGGGCGGGTGCGCGTGCATGTGCTGCCCATCGGCCTGGGCGCCCATCCCCTCATGATGGGGCTGTTGAAGCTGATGTGGTTCGAGGACCAGCCCCCGATGGCCTATTCCGAGGGGCTGGCCGTCGGCAAGCTGCATGACTCCCCGGCGATGGTCAGGCGTCTGCAGGACTCCTACCACCTCGCACTGAGCGATGCCTTGCCCCTGAAGGAATCACAGGTCCTGATGAGGTCGACAGCGAAGGAATATGGACACCATGACTGA
- a CDS encoding DUF397 domain-containing protein: MTERSLPNAAILSGWRKSSFSDNEGSECIEVLDGHPSGIPVRDSKIPHGPALVLPAHSWSSFITAVKSGRLSR; the protein is encoded by the coding sequence ATGACTGAACGCAGTCTTCCGAACGCCGCGATATTGAGTGGCTGGCGCAAGTCGTCATTCAGCGATAACGAAGGATCCGAGTGCATCGAGGTCCTGGACGGCCACCCCTCCGGCATCCCCGTCCGCGACTCCAAGATTCCACACGGCCCCGCCCTGGTCCTCCCAGCACACAGCTGGTCGTCATTCATCACCGCCGTCAAGAGTGGACGGCTCTCCCGCTGA
- a CDS encoding cobalt-precorrin-6A reductase produces the protein MNDTGRPLRHVLILGGTTEARRLAAVLAAEPALRVTTSLAGRVAAPRLPAGEVRIGGFGGPDGLARWLREHAVDALIDATHPFAGTISHNAAVAAATAHVPLLALRRPGWVPGPGDDWHPAPSLEAAAAALPTFPGTRIFLTTGRMGLAHFAHLTDLWFLVRSVDAPEAPCPPRMHTLLDRGPFTLDGERALLREHRIDVLVTKDSGATATAPKLTAAREAGIPVVVVSRPAVPEGVPEVSDPAGAVSWLRKVAL, from the coding sequence ATGAACGACACCGGCCGCCCGCTGCGCCATGTGCTGATCCTCGGCGGGACGACGGAGGCCCGCCGCCTCGCCGCCGTCCTGGCCGCGGAGCCGGCTCTGCGCGTGACGACCTCGTTGGCGGGCCGGGTGGCCGCGCCCCGCCTGCCCGCCGGGGAGGTCCGCATCGGCGGGTTCGGCGGCCCCGACGGCCTCGCCCGCTGGCTGCGCGAGCATGCGGTGGACGCGCTCATCGACGCCACCCATCCTTTCGCCGGCACGATCAGTCACAACGCGGCCGTGGCGGCCGCCACCGCCCATGTTCCCCTGCTGGCGCTGCGCCGTCCCGGCTGGGTCCCGGGGCCGGGCGACGACTGGCACCCGGCCCCGTCCCTGGAGGCCGCGGCCGCCGCCCTCCCCACCTTCCCCGGCACCCGCATCTTCCTCACCACCGGCCGCATGGGTCTCGCCCACTTCGCCCACCTCACGGACCTCTGGTTCCTCGTCCGCTCCGTGGACGCCCCGGAGGCCCCCTGCCCGCCCCGGATGCACACCCTCCTGGACCGCGGCCCCTTCACCCTGGACGGCGAACGGGCCCTCCTCCGCGAGCACCGCATCGACGTCCTGGTGACCAAGGACAGCGGCGCGACGGCCACCGCCCCCAAGCTGACGGCGGCTCGGGAGGCGGGCATTCCGGTGGTGGTCGTGAGCCGTCCGGCGGTGCCGGAAGGGGTGCCGGAGGTGAGCGATCCGGCGGGGGCGGTGAGCTGGCTGCGCAAGGTGGCGCTCTGA
- a CDS encoding cobalt-precorrin-5B (C(1))-methyltransferase, with amino-acid sequence MAEAQPQGTGKPAGGRSAQLAHTGLRHGWTTGACATAASTAAYTALLTGEFPDPVTITLPKGQTPSFALAVEELAPRRESAMAGVVKDAGDDPDVTHGALVRARVRALPAGSGVRFAAGPGVGTVTRPGLPLDVGEPAINPVPRQMMREHLARVAERYGGSGDVEVEVSVDHGEEIARSTWNPRLGILGGLSILGTTGIVVPYSCSAWIDSIRRGVDVARAAGRRHVAGCTGSTSEKVAVALHHLPEDALLDMGDFAGAVLKYIRRHPVDRLTICGGFAKLSKLAAGHLDLHSARSQVDKGFLAELARAGGAGEELAAAVATANTGLAALRLCEAADVPLGDLVAATARDEALTVLRGAPVSVDVICIDRAGMVVGRAEPRGPEGPGGAARVPAGGA; translated from the coding sequence GTGGCTGAAGCGCAACCGCAGGGTACGGGCAAGCCCGCCGGAGGGCGTAGCGCCCAGCTCGCGCACACCGGGCTGCGGCACGGCTGGACGACCGGCGCATGTGCGACGGCGGCGAGTACGGCGGCGTACACGGCGCTGCTGACCGGCGAGTTCCCGGATCCGGTGACGATCACGCTGCCCAAGGGGCAGACGCCGTCCTTCGCGCTCGCGGTGGAGGAGTTGGCGCCGCGGCGGGAGAGCGCCATGGCGGGCGTGGTGAAGGATGCGGGCGACGATCCGGATGTGACGCATGGTGCGCTGGTACGGGCGCGGGTGCGGGCGCTGCCGGCCGGGTCCGGGGTGCGCTTCGCGGCCGGGCCGGGCGTCGGGACCGTCACCCGTCCCGGACTGCCGCTGGACGTCGGCGAGCCGGCCATCAATCCCGTGCCGCGGCAGATGATGCGGGAGCATCTGGCGCGCGTCGCCGAACGGTACGGCGGCAGCGGGGACGTCGAGGTGGAGGTCTCGGTCGACCACGGGGAGGAGATCGCCCGCAGTACGTGGAACCCCCGGCTGGGGATCCTGGGCGGGCTGTCCATCCTCGGGACCACCGGGATCGTCGTCCCGTACTCCTGCTCCGCCTGGATCGACTCCATCCGTCGCGGGGTGGATGTGGCGCGTGCGGCGGGGCGGCGGCATGTGGCGGGATGTACGGGATCGACGTCCGAGAAGGTCGCCGTCGCCCTCCACCACCTTCCCGAGGACGCGCTGCTGGACATGGGGGATTTCGCCGGGGCGGTGCTGAAGTACATCCGGCGGCATCCGGTCGACCGGCTCACCATCTGCGGCGGTTTCGCCAAGCTGTCCAAACTGGCGGCCGGGCATCTGGACCTGCATTCCGCACGGTCGCAGGTGGACAAGGGCTTTCTGGCGGAGCTGGCGCGCGCGGGCGGTGCGGGAGAGGAACTGGCCGCCGCCGTCGCCACGGCCAACACCGGGCTCGCCGCGCTCCGGCTGTGCGAGGCGGCGGACGTACCGCTGGGCGATCTGGTGGCGGCCACCGCCCGCGACGAGGCGCTGACGGTGCTGCGCGGCGCCCCGGTGTCCGTCGACGTCATCTGCATCGACCGGGCGGGGATGGTGGTGGGACGGGCGGAGCCGCGGGGGCCGGAGGGGCCCGGCGGAGCCGCAAGGGTTCCGGCCGGAGGAGCCTGA
- a CDS encoding SMP-30/gluconolactonase/LRE family protein: MSRSLRRHRHRLVATALSLAAVLSSAATAQALTAPHEQTAHTASAGRTAPPARAAQIRIHAVYDLPDNRAYPEGIAEDPRTRDLYVGSYRTGAVYRITPGRRAARVFLPAGTDGRNTANGLKVDRAGRLWVIDSTAGVAVYDIRARRLLARFDVSGGARSFVNDLALAPDGTAYLTDSARAVVYRVTPQQLAAAAALGRRGTLTPRFDLAGVLAPHAPDAYTLNGIVADPSGRYLLAPDMTGGDLYRLDLASGGIRRVPLSGGDMRMADGLELRHGTLWVAHNKSNALSRWRLSGDGTGARQERRITDPSLQIPTTLVRQGGRLLVVRSQFDKGGPMGPGTPQTPFTIAAVDGI; encoded by the coding sequence ATGTCCCGATCTCTTCGCCGCCACCGCCACCGCCTGGTCGCGACCGCCCTGTCCCTGGCCGCCGTCCTGTCGTCGGCCGCCACGGCACAGGCACTCACCGCTCCGCACGAACAGACCGCGCACACCGCATCGGCCGGGCGCACCGCACCGCCCGCGCGCGCCGCGCAGATCCGGATCCACGCCGTCTACGACCTCCCGGACAATCGGGCCTACCCGGAAGGCATCGCCGAGGACCCGCGGACCCGCGACCTGTACGTGGGTTCGTACCGCACCGGGGCGGTCTACCGGATCACGCCGGGCCGACGCGCCGCGCGGGTCTTCCTGCCCGCCGGTACGGACGGGCGGAACACCGCCAACGGCCTGAAGGTGGACCGCGCCGGGCGGCTGTGGGTCATCGATTCCACTGCGGGCGTCGCCGTCTACGACATCCGCGCCCGACGGCTGCTGGCCCGCTTCGACGTCTCCGGCGGAGCACGGTCCTTCGTCAATGACCTGGCCCTTGCGCCCGACGGCACCGCCTACCTCACCGACAGCGCACGCGCCGTGGTCTACCGCGTCACCCCGCAACAGCTCGCGGCTGCCGCGGCGTTGGGCAGGCGCGGCACGCTCACACCCCGCTTCGACCTGGCCGGCGTGCTGGCGCCGCACGCTCCGGACGCGTACACGCTCAACGGCATCGTCGCCGACCCGTCGGGCCGCTATCTGCTCGCGCCCGACATGACCGGCGGCGACCTCTACCGCCTCGACCTCGCTTCCGGGGGGATCCGGCGGGTCCCCCTGAGCGGGGGCGACATGCGGATGGCCGACGGCCTCGAACTGCGGCACGGCACCCTCTGGGTGGCACACAACAAGAGCAATGCGCTCAGCCGTTGGCGCCTGTCCGGCGACGGAACCGGGGCGCGCCAGGAGCGCCGGATCACCGATCCGTCGCTCCAGATCCCCACGACCCTGGTCCGCCAGGGCGGGCGACTGCTCGTGGTCCGCTCGCAGTTCGACAAGGGCGGCCCGATGGGGCCGGGCACACCGCAGACACCGTTCACCATCGCGGCGGTGGACGGGATCTGA
- a CDS encoding MarR family winged helix-turn-helix transcriptional regulator, with translation MTSMPAAERLGSHLKRAEQALNATKHAVLKPVGLTVPQYAALLFLSERPGISAAGLARACGVTPPTMNTVLKNLQERGLIERTAHEWHKNVREIRLTEKGTAVTADADARAVRVERALAAEFTEEEHATIVALLGRCVDLLESVRPE, from the coding sequence ATGACCTCCATGCCCGCCGCCGAGCGGCTCGGCTCGCATCTCAAACGTGCCGAGCAGGCCCTCAACGCGACCAAGCACGCCGTGCTCAAGCCGGTCGGCCTGACCGTCCCGCAATACGCGGCGCTGCTGTTCCTCTCCGAGCGGCCCGGCATCTCGGCGGCCGGGCTGGCGAGGGCATGCGGGGTCACGCCGCCGACGATGAACACGGTGCTGAAGAACCTTCAGGAGCGCGGGCTGATCGAGCGCACCGCGCACGAGTGGCACAAGAACGTGCGGGAGATCCGCCTGACGGAGAAGGGCACGGCGGTGACGGCCGACGCGGACGCCCGGGCCGTCCGCGTCGAGCGCGCCCTGGCGGCCGAGTTCACCGAGGAGGAGCACGCCACGATCGTCGCCCTCCTGGGGCGGTGCGTGGACCTGCTCGAATCGGTGCGGCCGGAGTAG
- the cobM gene encoding precorrin-4 C(11)-methyltransferase → MTVYFIGAGPGAADLITLRGARTLASCGVCLYAGSLVPRELLAECPPEARLIDTAQLDLDAITAELVRAHEEGHDVARLHSGDPSVFSAVAEQMRRLDAAGVPYEVVPGVPAFAAAAAALKRELTVPTVGQTVILTRVAQRATPMPEGEDLATLGRSGALLVLHLAAMYVDRVVAELLPHYGADCPAAVVAMASRPDELVLRGTLADIADQVKAAGVVRTAVIMVGRTLGAEQFRDSHLYSATRERPHASCDGTAPTDGL, encoded by the coding sequence ATGACCGTCTACTTCATCGGCGCGGGTCCCGGCGCCGCCGACCTGATCACCCTGCGCGGCGCCCGCACCCTCGCCTCCTGCGGGGTCTGTCTGTACGCGGGCAGCCTGGTGCCGCGTGAACTGCTGGCCGAGTGCCCGCCTGAGGCCCGGCTCATCGACACCGCGCAGCTGGACCTCGACGCCATCACCGCCGAGCTGGTCCGTGCCCATGAGGAGGGCCACGACGTCGCCCGGCTGCACTCCGGCGACCCGTCCGTCTTCAGCGCCGTCGCCGAGCAGATGCGCCGCCTGGACGCGGCCGGTGTGCCGTACGAGGTCGTGCCGGGCGTCCCGGCCTTCGCCGCCGCGGCCGCCGCCCTCAAGCGCGAACTGACCGTCCCCACCGTCGGCCAGACCGTCATCCTCACCCGCGTCGCCCAGCGCGCCACCCCCATGCCCGAGGGCGAGGACCTGGCCACCCTCGGCCGCAGCGGCGCCCTGCTCGTCCTCCATCTGGCCGCCATGTACGTCGACCGCGTCGTGGCCGAACTCCTCCCGCACTACGGCGCGGACTGCCCCGCCGCCGTCGTCGCGATGGCCTCGCGTCCCGACGAGCTGGTCCTGCGCGGCACCCTCGCCGATATCGCCGACCAGGTGAAGGCCGCGGGCGTGGTCCGTACGGCGGTGATCATGGTCGGCCGGACGCTGGGTGCCGAGCAGTTCCGCGACAGCCACCTGTATTCGGCGACGCGGGAACGGCCGCATGCGTCGTGCGACGGGACGGCACCGACGGACGGCCTTTAG